In the genome of Marispirochaeta sp., one region contains:
- a CDS encoding diphosphate--fructose-6-phosphate 1-phosphotransferase yields MKGTVLIGQSGGPTAVINASAAGVIDRVRTVSPDTPILGMNFAIEGFMEEKTIDLSALNAVELARLKETPGSALGSCRYKLKDEDLGLIVEKLKKLDIRYIFLAGGNDTMDTIHRISAYAAQTGFELFGVGIPKTVDNDLFGTDHTPGYGSAGRYTALSVLQAGQLARDMQRVDRFVIHQTVGREAGWLAASSALAKRNEGDAPHLIYLPERPITAERLLADVRETVDRYGFCSIVCGEGVLWEDGSPVSAGTGTDKFANTEFGAMGGGSAALSLHGLIRKATGYRGEFQITESLPMCADDRVGPSDREEAFRCGEEAVNLAVAGVNGVMVSMQRAAGPDYRIEYGPVPLHDVAVRAKPMPDEYISSSGNNVTEAFLNYARPLIGDMPQYQRLF; encoded by the coding sequence ATGAAAGGCACGGTATTAATCGGCCAATCCGGCGGTCCCACGGCGGTTATCAATGCCTCGGCGGCGGGCGTCATCGACCGGGTACGGACAGTTTCGCCGGATACCCCCATCCTGGGGATGAATTTCGCCATCGAAGGCTTTATGGAGGAGAAGACCATCGACCTCTCCGCCTTGAACGCCGTCGAACTAGCCAGGCTGAAGGAGACCCCGGGATCGGCCCTCGGATCCTGCCGCTACAAGCTGAAGGACGAGGATCTGGGACTGATTGTGGAGAAGCTGAAAAAGCTAGACATCCGCTACATCTTCCTGGCCGGCGGCAACGACACCATGGACACGATCCACCGCATATCCGCCTACGCCGCACAGACCGGTTTCGAGCTTTTCGGCGTCGGCATTCCGAAAACCGTGGACAACGACCTCTTCGGTACCGATCACACCCCGGGTTACGGATCGGCCGGCCGCTACACCGCCCTGTCGGTGCTGCAGGCGGGACAGCTGGCCCGGGATATGCAGCGGGTCGACAGATTCGTTATCCACCAGACGGTGGGCCGCGAAGCCGGCTGGCTCGCCGCCTCCTCAGCTTTGGCGAAACGGAACGAGGGGGACGCCCCGCACCTGATCTATCTGCCCGAGCGGCCTATAACTGCGGAACGATTGCTTGCGGACGTCAGGGAGACCGTCGACCGTTACGGTTTCTGCTCCATCGTCTGCGGCGAAGGGGTGCTCTGGGAGGACGGCAGTCCGGTTTCCGCCGGCACCGGCACCGACAAGTTCGCCAATACCGAGTTCGGCGCCATGGGCGGCGGCAGCGCGGCCTTGAGCCTGCACGGCCTGATCCGCAAGGCCACCGGCTACCGGGGTGAGTTCCAGATTACCGAGAGCCTCCCGATGTGCGCCGACGACCGCGTCGGACCCTCCGACCGGGAGGAAGCCTTCCGCTGCGGCGAAGAGGCGGTCAACCTGGCTGTAGCCGGTGTGAACGGCGTCATGGTCTCGATGCAGCGCGCCGCCGGTCCCGACTACCGCATCGAGTACGGCCCGGTGCCGCTGCACGACGTCGCCGTGCGGGCTAAACCGATGCCTGATGAGTACATCAGCAGCAGCGGCAACAACGTTACCGAGGCTTTCCTGAACTATGCACGCCCCCTTATCGGGGATATGCCCCAATACCAGCGCCTCTTCTAG
- a CDS encoding winged helix-turn-helix transcriptional regulator — protein MYQADKKAETILQILGQFQRIPVLNRSELAAKLGLYTSTVSIRTKELIKLGLLRERGPGESGTQGGRKTTLLELNPGYGLFGAIYLGHSRLQAALFDPALNQTSYTEKKLIDGAIPRLLREMAGWMKAKAGTLSLRAVGTAVSSVVSEAGTVDTSSHFSRSLPELPRILADELPRAELVQDNDANLAAGIDLNLLEEGRRSLLHLLVYESIPTVGSGLVLNGALYRGPGGSAGELDEAIFPLNGAAGEELARLGCLMGRYLNIEALFISGELSPTERSRLVTALNSLNPEFPYQFIDDPHWVEKGAALAAMRKHIKTIAGVRR, from the coding sequence ATGTACCAGGCAGACAAGAAAGCGGAGACAATCCTGCAGATCCTCGGGCAATTCCAGCGTATCCCAGTGCTCAACCGCAGCGAACTGGCGGCCAAGCTGGGGCTTTACACCTCCACCGTCAGCATCCGCACCAAGGAGTTGATCAAGCTTGGACTTCTGCGGGAGCGCGGTCCGGGAGAGAGCGGCACCCAGGGCGGGCGCAAAACCACACTGCTGGAACTGAATCCCGGTTACGGCCTTTTCGGCGCCATCTATCTGGGACACAGCCGCCTGCAGGCCGCCCTCTTCGATCCGGCCCTCAATCAGACTTCTTACACCGAAAAGAAGCTCATCGACGGCGCCATCCCCCGCCTTCTGCGTGAGATGGCCGGCTGGATGAAGGCCAAGGCCGGGACCCTGTCCCTCCGCGCGGTGGGGACCGCAGTCTCGTCGGTGGTATCCGAGGCGGGGACAGTGGACACATCCAGTCACTTCTCCCGGAGCCTGCCGGAGCTGCCGCGTATTCTGGCCGACGAGCTCCCACGGGCGGAGCTGGTGCAGGACAACGACGCCAACCTGGCCGCCGGGATCGACCTCAACCTCCTGGAGGAGGGCCGGCGCAGCCTGCTGCACCTGCTGGTCTACGAATCGATCCCCACGGTGGGCAGCGGCCTGGTACTGAACGGCGCCCTCTACCGCGGCCCGGGCGGTTCCGCCGGAGAGCTTGACGAGGCGATCTTCCCGCTCAACGGCGCCGCCGGCGAGGAGCTGGCGCGGCTGGGCTGCCTGATGGGCCGATACCTCAACATCGAGGCCCTCTTTATCTCGGGCGAACTCTCCCCGACGGAGCGGAGCAGGCTGGTGACCGCTCTGAACAGTTTGAACCCCGAGTTCCCGTATCAGTTTATCGATGATCCCCACTGGGTCGAGAAAGGGGCGGCCCTGGCGGCGATGCGCAAACATATCAAAACCATTGCAGGAGTACGGAGATGA
- a CDS encoding alanyl-tRNA editing protein: MSVEKVFWNNPYLTQIDASVQSSDGEVITLDKTIFYAFSGGQESDSGFIGGLTVIRAEKRDKEIFYTIDSGNSLKPGQSVSVSIDWPRRYRLMRLHFAAELVLELVFRNYDSPEKTGAHISENKARLDFMWEGNISGIFPVLQEKLARIIEGNLEIHSRFSDPENETRYWEIEGFGKAACGGTHLRRTGEIGEIRLKRNNIGRGRERIEITLADPHLNPYGGTPGITSPPLS; encoded by the coding sequence ATGAGCGTTGAAAAAGTATTCTGGAATAATCCCTACCTGACACAGATTGACGCCTCCGTGCAAAGCAGCGACGGAGAAGTGATCACCCTGGATAAAACCATTTTTTATGCCTTCTCGGGCGGACAGGAATCCGACAGCGGATTCATCGGCGGGCTCACTGTTATACGCGCAGAAAAAAGAGATAAGGAAATTTTTTACACAATTGATTCCGGGAACAGCCTGAAGCCCGGACAATCCGTATCTGTAAGCATTGACTGGCCGCGGCGTTACCGGCTCATGCGGCTGCACTTTGCCGCGGAACTGGTACTCGAGCTTGTGTTCCGCAACTATGATTCTCCGGAAAAGACAGGGGCTCATATAAGCGAGAATAAAGCCCGGCTCGACTTTATGTGGGAAGGAAACATTTCCGGAATCTTCCCTGTTTTGCAGGAAAAACTGGCAAGAATAATTGAAGGCAATCTTGAGATTCACAGCCGTTTCTCGGACCCTGAAAACGAAACCCGGTACTGGGAGATAGAAGGTTTCGGCAAAGCTGCCTGCGGAGGCACCCACCTGCGGCGAACGGGCGAGATTGGAGAGATCCGGTTGAAACGGAACAATATAGGAAGGGGCAGGGAGAGGATAGAAATAACCCTGGCAGATCCCCACCTGAATCCATACGGCGGCACACCCGGCATAACGTCCCCCCCCTTGTCATAA
- a CDS encoding aldose 1-epimerase yields the protein MTAIEFKTGANRMTVYPELGGTVGALVLAPTGRNTALPILACDREEELLENPWFRGRILFPFCDRIPGAGYRFNGKEYRLPANQEDGSAIHGLIHNRPGEILQQPDSRLKLRWCLGEDLGYPFPVELQLDYQLRDSGLSMDYRIANRGRASAPVGFGWHPYFTLPGTPADELQLTIPCESFVEVEEDLTPTGRLLPVSEAAGRYDFRIPRPLGPGEYDIAFPAETGGAGLTASLASSRYRIDLRISGRFQYFQLFTPPDRRSIALEPISNVTDAFNRSDMGMRILEPAETVAARLEVALSALD from the coding sequence TTGACCGCTATCGAGTTCAAAACCGGCGCCAATCGCATGACCGTCTATCCCGAACTGGGAGGAACCGTCGGCGCCCTCGTTCTCGCTCCCACCGGCAGAAACACGGCGCTGCCGATCCTCGCCTGCGACCGGGAAGAGGAGCTTCTGGAGAATCCCTGGTTCCGGGGCCGGATTCTCTTCCCCTTCTGCGACCGTATCCCCGGCGCTGGCTACCGTTTCAACGGCAAGGAGTACCGCCTGCCGGCCAATCAGGAGGACGGTTCGGCCATTCACGGGCTGATCCACAACCGGCCGGGGGAGATTCTGCAGCAGCCAGATAGCAGACTCAAACTCCGCTGGTGTTTGGGGGAAGACCTGGGCTACCCTTTTCCGGTCGAACTTCAGCTGGACTACCAGCTGCGGGACTCCGGCCTCTCCATGGACTACCGCATTGCAAACCGAGGAAGAGCCTCCGCACCGGTCGGCTTCGGCTGGCACCCCTACTTCACCCTGCCCGGCACTCCGGCGGACGAGCTTCAGCTGACGATCCCCTGCGAGAGCTTCGTCGAGGTGGAGGAGGATCTCACTCCCACCGGCAGACTCCTCCCGGTGAGCGAAGCCGCCGGCCGCTACGATTTCCGCATCCCCCGCCCCCTCGGCCCGGGGGAGTACGACATCGCCTTTCCGGCCGAAACCGGCGGTGCCGGACTAACTGCTTCCTTAGCCTCATCCCGGTACCGCATCGATCTCCGCATCTCCGGCAGATTTCAGTACTTCCAGCTCTTTACCCCGCCGGATCGACGATCGATCGCCCTGGAGCCGATCTCCAACGTGACCGACGCCTTCAACCGGAGCGATATGGGGATGCGGATTCTGGAACCTGCTGAAACGGTCGCCGCCCGGCTGGAGGTCGCCCTCAGCGCCCTCGATTAG
- a CDS encoding PIG-L deacetylase family protein: MRFRWQTRPGVPGLEPKAGERWLFLMPHDDDTVIGAGLAVAAAIEAGCTVTVAITTDGGLGYCDAADRNRIASIRRKETEEALQLIGNPAVRFLNFPDGDLSRRQGRRLTGELAGGIQEAYTRLYRELRPDALFLCSASDIHPDHKIVYLEALISLFHAAGDIWPDLGAVLTDLPRIYEFPVYCALENPPEYRLLANDVALERKLTAVAAYRSQRQISLLVDKLKTGGPQEFYRRVEFALYDPQGYAALFEADS, from the coding sequence ATGCGCTTCCGCTGGCAGACCAGGCCCGGCGTACCCGGCCTGGAACCGAAAGCCGGAGAGCGCTGGCTCTTCCTGATGCCCCACGACGACGATACAGTTATCGGCGCGGGCCTGGCCGTCGCAGCCGCTATAGAAGCGGGCTGCACGGTTACCGTGGCGATCACCACCGACGGGGGCTTAGGCTACTGCGACGCGGCCGACCGTAACCGAATCGCCTCCATCCGCCGGAAGGAGACCGAGGAAGCATTACAATTAATCGGGAATCCCGCGGTCCGCTTCCTTAACTTCCCCGACGGCGATTTATCCCGCCGGCAGGGCCGCCGATTGACCGGCGAACTCGCCGGCGGGATTCAGGAGGCCTACACCCGGCTCTACCGGGAACTCAGACCGGATGCGCTCTTCCTCTGCAGCGCCTCGGATATCCATCCCGACCACAAGATCGTCTATCTGGAGGCGCTGATCTCCCTCTTCCACGCAGCCGGAGATATCTGGCCGGATCTTGGAGCGGTGCTGACCGATCTTCCCCGGATCTACGAGTTCCCGGTCTACTGCGCCCTGGAGAATCCGCCGGAGTACCGGCTCCTGGCCAATGACGTGGCCCTGGAACGGAAGCTCACTGCCGTTGCCGCCTACCGCAGCCAGCGGCAAATCTCGCTCCTAGTGGATAAGCTTAAAACCGGCGGCCCCCAGGAGTTTTACCGGCGGGTTGAGTTCGCCCTCTATGATCCGCAAGGCTACGCCGCGCTCTTCGAGGCCGACTCTTGA
- a CDS encoding SIS domain-containing protein, whose product MNLQDTKYNQFSLVKEMLETPEVIRRIDWRATDRAAEALKKISGRLLLSGEGSSRIFPTKRTIVETLRRGASRSAVVEGSTQALEYELKHGAACIASNSGKTKEGLRLVRKLKSEGVPTVGIVANAGTPIVDEADYGIVLSCGDEQAVAATKSVAEQALVYQRIFSALNGYPGADTEAISREMSEVLALKPPQALIGALADAGTLLWAGRNDGVAEELTLKSNEIARKRSDFLEGTYAVHGIEEVLNPADTVILVEPFEEEEEKFRSVLIDGVGLKVVAIASRETSFPTFRIPRLEGGNEYLQLAAGWGLLVEVGIALGVNLDKPERARKVGNEADS is encoded by the coding sequence ATGAATCTACAGGATACGAAATACAATCAATTCAGCCTGGTGAAGGAGATGCTCGAGACGCCCGAGGTGATCCGCCGTATCGACTGGCGGGCGACCGATAGAGCCGCAGAGGCCCTAAAAAAAATTTCGGGTCGGCTGCTGCTTTCCGGCGAAGGCTCATCCCGGATCTTTCCGACAAAACGAACCATCGTCGAGACCCTGCGCCGCGGAGCGTCTCGAAGCGCCGTCGTCGAAGGCTCAACCCAGGCCCTGGAGTATGAGCTTAAGCATGGAGCGGCCTGCATCGCCAGCAACTCCGGCAAAACCAAGGAGGGCTTGCGGCTGGTGCGAAAACTAAAAAGTGAGGGCGTGCCCACCGTCGGCATCGTCGCCAATGCCGGGACGCCGATAGTTGACGAGGCCGATTACGGCATCGTCTTGAGCTGCGGCGATGAGCAGGCGGTGGCGGCCACCAAGAGCGTGGCCGAGCAGGCCCTGGTCTATCAACGTATCTTCTCGGCCCTGAACGGCTACCCGGGAGCCGATACGGAGGCGATCAGCCGGGAAATGTCTGAGGTTCTGGCGCTGAAACCACCTCAAGCGCTGATCGGCGCCCTGGCCGATGCCGGGACCCTGCTCTGGGCCGGCCGGAACGACGGCGTGGCCGAGGAGCTCACCCTGAAATCGAACGAGATCGCCCGTAAACGCTCCGACTTTTTAGAGGGCACCTACGCCGTGCACGGTATCGAGGAGGTCCTGAATCCCGCCGATACTGTTATCCTGGTCGAGCCCTTCGAAGAAGAGGAGGAGAAGTTCCGCTCGGTGCTGATTGACGGGGTCGGTTTGAAGGTGGTGGCCATCGCCTCCCGGGAGACCTCCTTCCCGACCTTCCGCATTCCCCGTCTGGAGGGCGGAAACGAATACCTGCAGCTCGCCGCCGGGTGGGGCCTGCTGGTCGAGGTTGGGATTGCCTTAGGGGTCAACCTGGATAAACCTGAAAGGGCCCGGAAGGTCGGGAACGAGGCGGATAGCTGA